One genomic segment of Clostridium estertheticum subsp. estertheticum includes these proteins:
- a CDS encoding acetyl-CoA hydrolase/transferase family protein — MNLQEIYKSKVITAEQAARKIVSGNRVATGHACAEPVTLIEAMLKNKDSYKDVEIVHMVPMGKDEYTKPGMESHFKHNALFAGASTREAIASGRADFTPCFFSKIPELFKNNYLPVDVALIQVSSPDEHGCCSFGLSVDYTKTAAECAKMVIAEVNKEMPRTMGDSFINVSDIDYIVESNHPLIELTSPKIGDVERAIGENCASLVEDGSTLQLGIGAIPDAVLLFLKGKKDLGIHSEMISDGVVELVEAGVITGKAKSLHEGKIVVTFLMGSKRLYDFVDNNPMVEMYSVDYVNDPCIIAKNSKMVCVNSAIQVDLMGQVNAEMIGETQFSGTGGQVDFVRGASMAKNGKSIIAMPSTACKGKVSRIKPHLDEGAAVTTLRNDVQYIVTEYGIAELKGKTLKNRAKALINIAHPDFRNELIQEFEKRFKCKFTSK; from the coding sequence ATGAATTTACAAGAAATCTACAAATCAAAGGTTATTACGGCAGAGCAAGCTGCTAGGAAGATAGTGTCTGGAAATAGGGTAGCAACAGGGCATGCTTGTGCTGAACCTGTTACGCTTATAGAGGCAATGTTAAAGAATAAGGATTCCTATAAAGATGTTGAAATTGTGCATATGGTTCCTATGGGAAAAGATGAATATACTAAGCCAGGAATGGAAAGTCATTTTAAACACAATGCACTATTTGCAGGTGCTAGTACAAGAGAAGCTATCGCTTCTGGAAGAGCAGATTTTACGCCCTGTTTTTTTTCTAAGATACCTGAGCTATTTAAAAATAATTATCTACCAGTAGATGTGGCACTTATTCAAGTTTCATCACCAGATGAGCATGGTTGTTGTAGTTTTGGTTTATCTGTTGATTACACAAAGACAGCAGCAGAATGTGCAAAAATGGTAATTGCAGAAGTAAACAAAGAAATGCCAAGAACTATGGGTGACTCTTTTATAAATGTTTCCGACATTGATTATATAGTAGAATCAAATCATCCACTAATAGAACTTACTTCTCCTAAAATCGGGGATGTTGAAAGAGCTATTGGAGAAAATTGTGCTTCTTTAGTTGAAGATGGTTCTACACTACAACTTGGAATAGGTGCTATTCCAGATGCAGTTTTATTATTTTTAAAAGGAAAGAAGGATTTAGGAATTCATTCTGAGATGATTTCAGATGGAGTTGTGGAACTAGTTGAAGCAGGTGTAATTACGGGTAAGGCTAAATCCCTTCATGAGGGAAAGATTGTTGTGACATTTTTGATGGGAAGCAAAAGACTATATGATTTTGTAGATAATAACCCTATGGTTGAAATGTATTCTGTAGATTATGTAAATGATCCCTGTATTATTGCTAAAAATAGTAAAATGGTGTGTGTAAATTCTGCTATTCAAGTAGATCTTATGGGTCAAGTTAATGCAGAAATGATAGGAGAAACTCAGTTTAGTGGAACTGGTGGTCAAGTTGATTTTGTCCGCGGTGCATCTATGGCAAAAAACGGTAAATCCATAATCGCAATGCCATCGACTGCATGCAAAGGAAAAGTTTCGAGAATTAAACCACATCTTGATGAAGGAGCAGCCGTTACAACACTTAGAAATGATGTGCAATATATAGTTACTGAATATGGTATTGCAGAATTAAAAGGTAAAACTTTAAAAAATAGAGCAAAAGCGCTAATAAATATTGCTCACCCAGATTTTAGGAATGAGTTAATACAGGAATTCGAAAAAAGGTTTAAGTGTAAATTCACATCAAAATAA
- a CDS encoding DUF4867 family protein → MIIKKITDSEFKKYGRILENYNCSKLIEKMKTTPLPNDVVYEPSIKELEDLGIAQDLKIREFGELPIQVGYCNGNNYLLNAVEYHRSSEINVAVTDFILLLGCIQDVEKDYSYDTSNIEAFLVPAGTIIEVYATTLHYAPCNANENGFKCVVVLPRDTNLPLENKINKSGEDALLFARNKWLIGHKDTDLGPQGAFIGLKGKNISIK, encoded by the coding sequence ATGATTATTAAAAAAATTACAGATAGTGAGTTTAAGAAATATGGACGTATTTTAGAAAATTATAATTGTTCTAAATTAATTGAAAAAATGAAAACGACACCATTGCCAAATGATGTCGTCTATGAGCCATCAATTAAAGAATTAGAAGATTTAGGAATAGCGCAAGACTTAAAAATAAGAGAATTTGGAGAATTACCAATTCAAGTAGGATATTGTAATGGTAATAATTATTTACTAAACGCTGTGGAATATCATCGTTCATCTGAAATAAATGTTGCAGTTACTGATTTTATTTTACTTTTAGGTTGTATTCAAGATGTTGAAAAAGATTATTCATATGATACTTCAAATATAGAAGCCTTTTTAGTTCCGGCTGGTACAATCATTGAGGTTTATGCAACTACACTTCATTATGCACCTTGTAATGCAAATGAAAATGGTTTTAAATGTGTAGTTGTATTACCTAGGGATACTAATTTGCCACTCGAAAATAAAATTAATAAATCTGGTGAAGATGCTTTACTCTTTGCTAGAAACAAATGGTTAATTGGTCACAAAGATACTGATTTAGGACCACAAGGAGCATTTATAGGCTTAAAAGGTAAAAATATTTCAATAAAATAA
- a CDS encoding L-fucose/L-arabinose isomerase family protein: MKNLPQLKLGIVAVSRDCFPMELSESRRKAVVENFKKSNVDIFECLTTVENETHMLKALKEVKEAGVNALVVYLGNFGPETSETLLAKHFGGPVMFVAASEESGDNLMNGRGDAYCGMLNASYNLALRNIKAFIPEYPVGTASEVADMISEFVPVATTLLGLDNLKIISFGPRPQDFLACNAPIKQLYNLGVEIEENSELDLYAAFNAHASDSRIPEVIASMEKELGKGNKMPGILPKLAQYEITLLDWMEEHKGSRKFVVFANKCWPSFQTQFGFVPCYVNSRLTAMGIPVSCEVDIYGALSEYIGTCISQDVVTLLDINNTVPNDMYQSEIKDKFDYTLKDTFMGFHCGNTAACKLTSGTMKFQKIMARSLEPNVEPNITRGTLEGDIIPGEITFFRLQSNAESELTAYVAEGEVLPVSTRSFGSIGVFAIPEMARFYRNVLIEKRYPHHGAVAFGHYGKAMYNLFRYLGVKELSFNQPKGMLYKSENPFK; this comes from the coding sequence ATGAAAAATTTACCACAATTAAAATTAGGAATTGTTGCAGTAAGCAGAGATTGCTTCCCAATGGAGTTATCTGAGAGCCGTAGAAAAGCAGTAGTAGAAAATTTCAAAAAATCTAACGTTGATATATTTGAATGTTTAACTACTGTAGAAAACGAAACTCATATGTTAAAAGCATTAAAAGAAGTTAAAGAAGCTGGAGTAAATGCATTAGTAGTATACCTTGGAAATTTCGGTCCTGAAACTTCAGAAACCTTACTTGCAAAACACTTCGGTGGACCAGTAATGTTTGTAGCTGCTTCAGAGGAAAGCGGTGATAATTTAATGAATGGCCGTGGGGATGCTTATTGTGGAATGTTAAATGCTAGTTACAATTTAGCACTACGTAATATAAAGGCATTTATCCCTGAATATCCTGTTGGAACGGCTAGTGAAGTTGCAGATATGATTTCAGAATTTGTACCAGTTGCTACTACATTACTAGGCCTCGACAATTTGAAAATAATCTCTTTCGGACCTCGTCCACAAGATTTCTTAGCATGTAATGCACCAATTAAGCAATTATATAATCTAGGAGTTGAAATAGAAGAAAATTCAGAACTTGATTTATACGCAGCCTTCAACGCTCATGCGAGTGATTCAAGAATTCCAGAGGTAATAGCTAGTATGGAAAAAGAATTAGGTAAAGGTAATAAAATGCCTGGTATTTTGCCAAAGCTTGCTCAATATGAAATAACATTACTTGATTGGATGGAAGAGCATAAAGGTTCAAGAAAATTTGTTGTTTTTGCAAATAAATGCTGGCCATCATTCCAAACACAATTTGGATTTGTACCTTGTTATGTAAATAGTAGACTAACTGCAATGGGAATTCCTGTGTCATGTGAAGTTGATATTTATGGTGCATTAAGTGAATATATAGGAACTTGCATAAGCCAAGATGTTGTAACATTACTTGATATTAATAATACAGTACCAAATGATATGTATCAATCAGAAATTAAAGATAAATTTGATTATACATTAAAGGACACATTTATGGGATTCCATTGTGGTAACACAGCTGCCTGTAAATTAACAAGTGGTACTATGAAATTCCAAAAAATTATGGCAAGATCCCTTGAACCTAATGTAGAACCAAACATAACTCGTGGAACACTTGAAGGAGATATTATTCCAGGTGAAATAACATTCTTCCGTTTACAAAGCAATGCAGAATCAGAATTAACAGCATATGTAGCAGAGGGTGAAGTATTACCAGTTTCAACTCGATCATTTGGGTCTATTGGTGTTTTTGCAATTCCTGAGATGGCAAGATTCTATCGTAATGTGTTAATTGAAAAGAGATATCCACATCATGGCGCAGTTGCATTTGGCCATTATGGAAAAGCAATGTACAATTTATTTAGATATTTAGGTGTAAAAGAATTATCATTTAATCAACCAAAAGGAATGCTTTACAAATCAGAAAATCCATTTAAATAA
- the gabT gene encoding 4-aminobutyrate--2-oxoglutarate transaminase, with translation MTALRTSLPKITTTIPGPKAKGLIKLRQENVPVGVSSGVPTFIERGEGAMFEDVDGNIMLDFVGGIGVLNIGYSNPEVIEVVKEQVSKFFHSSINVVQYESYVRLAEKLNSIIPGNFKKKTMFVNSGSEALENAVKIARKYTKRTEIVTFTGGFHGRTSLTMAMTSTIKPYKLGFGPFAPGVHQAEFPYIYRRPAGIPKEDAMKYYIEKLKNFFLEKINVEDVAAVVIEPLQGEGGFLPTPIEYVRELRRICDENGILLVCDEVQSGYCRTGRMFASEYWADNGLYADIITSAKSLGAGMPISAVTGRAEIMDASQAGGIGGTYAGNPIACVSALKVIEIMERDNYAAKSNHIAEIAIDRFNIMKGKYKIIGDVRGLGAMMGVEFVTDRVTKEPASKEVKAIIKDCNDNGLVILNCGVRGNTLRCLMPLCITDEQLNTGLDILENAISKVSTKA, from the coding sequence ATGACAGCATTAAGAACTAGTTTACCTAAAATAACTACAACAATACCGGGACCAAAAGCAAAGGGATTAATAAAACTTAGACAAGAAAATGTTCCAGTTGGAGTATCATCGGGAGTACCTACTTTTATTGAAAGAGGAGAAGGTGCAATGTTTGAAGATGTAGATGGAAACATCATGTTGGATTTTGTTGGTGGAATTGGAGTTTTAAATATAGGATATTCTAATCCAGAAGTTATTGAAGTTGTAAAAGAACAAGTTTCAAAATTTTTTCACTCAAGTATAAATGTAGTTCAATATGAATCTTATGTACGTTTAGCTGAAAAGTTAAATAGTATTATTCCAGGGAATTTTAAGAAAAAAACAATGTTTGTAAATAGTGGATCTGAAGCTCTTGAAAATGCTGTGAAAATTGCCCGTAAATATACAAAAAGAACAGAGATAGTTACATTTACAGGTGGATTTCATGGAAGAACAAGTTTAACTATGGCAATGACAAGTACAATAAAACCATATAAACTTGGCTTTGGACCTTTCGCTCCGGGAGTTCATCAAGCAGAATTTCCTTATATTTATCGTCGTCCAGCTGGAATACCTAAGGAAGATGCAATGAAGTACTATATTGAAAAATTAAAGAATTTCTTCTTAGAAAAAATAAATGTAGAAGACGTTGCAGCGGTTGTTATTGAGCCTCTTCAAGGTGAAGGTGGATTCCTTCCAACACCTATTGAATATGTAAGAGAGCTAAGACGTATATGTGATGAGAATGGTATATTATTAGTATGTGACGAGGTACAATCAGGATACTGCAGAACTGGTAGAATGTTTGCTAGTGAGTACTGGGCAGACAATGGATTATATGCTGACATAATAACTTCTGCAAAATCACTTGGAGCTGGAATGCCAATTAGTGCAGTAACAGGTAGAGCTGAAATTATGGATGCTTCCCAAGCTGGTGGAATTGGTGGGACTTATGCTGGAAACCCAATAGCATGTGTTTCAGCTTTAAAAGTTATTGAAATTATGGAAAGAGATAATTATGCTGCTAAATCAAATCATATTGCAGAAATAGCTATAGATAGATTTAATATAATGAAGGGAAAATATAAGATTATTGGAGATGTTCGAGGCCTTGGGGCAATGATGGGTGTTGAGTTTGTTACTGATAGAGTAACAAAAGAACCAGCTTCAAAAGAAGTAAAAGCAATAATTAAAGATTGCAACGATAATGGCTTAGTCATATTAAATTGTGGCGTTAGAGGAAACACCCTTCGTTGCTTAATGCCTTTATGTATTACAGATGAACAATTAAATACAGGACTCGATATACTTGAAAATGCAATTTCAAAGGTAAGCACTAAAGCATAA
- a CDS encoding APC family permease has translation MENQGDQQVFKRTLKLHHLTLFGLAYLAPMIVYGIYGVISETTHGVESGAYLASLVAMFFTALSYCHMVKAFPVAGSAYTYTGKSISPHLGFMVGWAVMLDYVFIPMAIWLIGASYFNAAFPSIPSWAFVLGFIFVTTSINIIGIKIGAQVNVVMVLLQLLVIGAFIAFSVKAVMHGIGTGTMLSISPFYNKHVPFGFVMAGASIACYSFLGFDAVSTFVEEAVDPLKNIPRAILLTTVIGGLIFIVATYTTHMAHPGYVYKDAGNAAFEIAKQVAPPIFGTIFLIGMIIAQFASGISAQASGARLMYAMGRDNVLPKKIFGVLSNKFNTPINNIIITGVIALLALKLTVATSTSFINFGAFTAFAFVNISVIVHYFIKGKRRSFKDTILFLIFPMIGASFCFLLLTNLDKAALTLGCIWATFGLIYLIFLTKGFKVSPPEMAAGSNNIITTDVESKIKIEQ, from the coding sequence ATGGAAAATCAAGGTGACCAGCAGGTATTTAAACGTACTTTAAAATTACATCACTTAACTTTATTTGGGCTGGCATATTTGGCGCCAATGATTGTATATGGAATATATGGTGTTATTTCTGAAACAACTCATGGCGTCGAATCAGGAGCTTATCTTGCATCCTTAGTGGCTATGTTTTTTACCGCTCTGAGTTATTGCCATATGGTAAAGGCCTTTCCTGTAGCAGGATCAGCTTATACATATACTGGAAAATCAATCAGTCCGCACCTGGGATTCATGGTAGGGTGGGCAGTTATGCTTGATTATGTCTTCATCCCAATGGCAATCTGGCTAATTGGTGCTTCTTATTTTAACGCTGCATTCCCAAGTATTCCATCATGGGCGTTTGTTTTAGGATTTATTTTCGTCACTACCTCAATCAATATCATCGGGATCAAGATTGGCGCACAAGTCAATGTTGTCATGGTATTACTGCAACTTCTAGTAATTGGCGCTTTTATTGCTTTTAGCGTTAAAGCTGTTATGCATGGTATCGGTACAGGAACTATGTTATCGATAAGTCCTTTTTACAACAAGCATGTTCCGTTTGGATTTGTGATGGCCGGTGCGTCTATTGCTTGTTATTCATTCCTTGGATTTGACGCCGTTTCTACTTTTGTTGAAGAAGCAGTGGATCCATTAAAGAATATTCCGCGTGCTATCTTACTTACAACGGTGATTGGTGGGTTGATTTTCATAGTGGCAACATATACAACCCATATGGCTCACCCAGGTTATGTTTATAAAGATGCAGGTAATGCTGCATTTGAGATAGCAAAACAAGTTGCACCACCTATATTCGGTACCATTTTTTTAATCGGCATGATTATCGCGCAGTTTGCCTCTGGTATTTCAGCCCAAGCAAGTGGTGCACGACTTATGTATGCAATGGGGAGGGATAACGTACTACCTAAAAAAATATTTGGAGTACTGAGCAACAAATTTAATACTCCAATTAATAACATTATCATCACAGGAGTGATTGCCTTGCTTGCTCTTAAACTTACTGTAGCCACATCAACATCCTTTATTAACTTTGGAGCTTTCACGGCCTTCGCATTTGTTAATATTTCGGTGATTGTCCATTATTTCATCAAGGGAAAGAGACGGTCATTTAAAGATACTATTCTATTTTTAATTTTTCCAATGATTGGTGCAAGCTTTTGTTTCTTGCTTCTTACGAACTTAGACAAAGCTGCTTTGACATTAGGATGTATCTGGGCCACATTCGGTTTGATCTATTTAATATTTCTTACAAAAGGGTTTAAAGTAAGCCCACCAGAAATGGCAGCTGGCAGCAACAATATAATAACGACTGACGTAGAAAGTAAAATAAAAATAGAGCAATAG
- a CDS encoding 4-hydroxybutyrate dehydrogenase: MKLFSIKSQIHKFNTAKEFAETFNIGEGDFILSNEYIYKPFFGNLNLKSEVVYLEKYGVGEPTDQIIDLVLAMIKGKTFKRIFAVGGGSVIDIAKLLVIKGNNTALDLFERKVPIIKDKELILVPTTAGTGSEVTNISIAEIKAKHTKMGLAADELYADHAVLIPELVKGLPYRFFVASSIDALIHAIESYVSPKADSYTELFSVKAMELILNGYVKIIEKGEEYRKTIIEDFVIGSNYAGIAFANAGVGAVHALSYPLGGTYHVPHGEANYQMFVEVFRTYNRKNPNGKIKDVNKILADILKVGAESDVFTVLAEVLNKLLVKKPLRDYGMKVEEIESFSDSVIVGQQRLLANNYVPLSRNEIRDIYKTLY; encoded by the coding sequence ATGAAATTGTTTTCGATTAAATCACAAATTCATAAATTTAATACAGCAAAAGAATTTGCAGAAACTTTTAATATAGGTGAAGGTGATTTCATCTTATCAAATGAATATATATATAAGCCGTTTTTCGGAAACCTAAACCTTAAGTCTGAAGTAGTTTATCTTGAAAAGTATGGTGTTGGCGAACCAACAGATCAAATAATTGATTTAGTGCTTGCGATGATTAAGGGTAAAACTTTCAAAAGAATTTTTGCTGTAGGTGGCGGTAGTGTTATTGATATAGCAAAACTTCTTGTAATAAAAGGTAATAATACAGCTTTGGATTTATTTGAGAGAAAAGTTCCAATTATAAAAGATAAGGAACTTATACTAGTGCCTACAACTGCAGGAACAGGATCAGAAGTTACAAATATATCTATAGCTGAAATCAAAGCTAAACATACAAAAATGGGCCTTGCTGCAGATGAATTATATGCCGACCATGCAGTACTTATTCCGGAACTAGTTAAAGGGCTTCCGTACAGATTCTTTGTTGCTAGTTCAATTGATGCTTTAATTCATGCGATTGAATCTTATGTATCTCCAAAGGCTGATTCATATACAGAATTGTTTAGTGTAAAAGCTATGGAACTCATTTTAAACGGATATGTTAAAATAATTGAAAAAGGTGAAGAGTATAGAAAAACAATAATTGAAGATTTTGTTATAGGAAGTAACTATGCGGGTATTGCTTTTGCTAATGCAGGAGTTGGGGCAGTTCATGCACTTTCATATCCACTTGGAGGAACATATCATGTCCCTCATGGAGAAGCAAACTACCAGATGTTTGTGGAAGTATTTAGAACATACAATAGAAAGAACCCAAATGGTAAAATTAAAGATGTTAATAAAATACTTGCAGATATTTTAAAGGTAGGTGCAGAAAGTGATGTATTTACAGTTCTTGCCGAAGTACTTAATAAGTTATTAGTTAAAAAACCTTTAAGAGATTATGGCATGAAGGTAGAGGAAATTGAAAGTTTTTCAGATAGTGTTATTGTAGGACAACAAAGACTTCTAGCTAATAATTATGTACCTCTAAGTAGGAATGAAATTAGAGATATTTATAAAACTTTGTATTAA
- a CDS encoding aldehyde dehydrogenase family protein, which yields MNNKECINEMVAKAKKAQAGIANYNQEQVDDLVRVIGKVIFDNAELLAKEAVTETGMGVYEDKVAKHIGKSRTIWNSLKGKKSVDIIGSEEGKEGIVLVAKPKGVIASITPTTNPIVTPMCNAMFALKGRNSIIVAPHPRSKKCSTHTVKLMNDELRKLGAPENLIQIIEEPSVELTGELMAAVDVVVATGGMGMVRAAYSSGKPAFGVGAGNVQAIIDRDYDYDKAAKDIIAGRKFDNGIICSGEQSIIAPIEKHAEIMKAFINNGAYYIEDEKNIEKFRNAMFPNGKINGKLVGQSVQFIANVAGVTVPAATKVIILKTKGIGSLDVLNKEKMFPIMITMTYNTFEEGVELAKANLLFEGAGHTAAIHSNNKAHIELAGIELPISRLIVNQVSSTGTGGSFNNGFNPSTTLGCGSWGNNSISENFTYTHLINISRIGYFNKDAKIPTTEEIWSK from the coding sequence ATGAATAATAAGGAATGTATAAATGAAATGGTAGCTAAGGCAAAAAAAGCTCAAGCAGGTATTGCAAATTATAATCAAGAACAGGTGGATGATTTAGTTAGAGTAATTGGCAAAGTTATATTTGATAATGCAGAGTTACTTGCAAAAGAAGCAGTAACTGAAACAGGAATGGGAGTTTATGAGGATAAAGTAGCTAAGCACATTGGTAAGTCAAGAACTATATGGAACAGCTTAAAAGGTAAAAAATCTGTAGATATTATTGGATCAGAAGAAGGAAAAGAAGGAATAGTACTAGTTGCTAAGCCAAAAGGAGTTATAGCATCAATTACACCAACTACAAATCCAATAGTTACACCTATGTGCAATGCTATGTTTGCATTAAAAGGAAGGAATTCAATTATTGTTGCACCACATCCAAGATCTAAGAAGTGTTCCACACATACGGTTAAACTAATGAATGATGAATTAAGAAAACTTGGAGCACCAGAAAACTTGATTCAAATAATAGAAGAACCTTCGGTTGAATTAACTGGTGAGCTAATGGCTGCTGTTGATGTAGTAGTAGCTACTGGTGGAATGGGAATGGTAAGGGCGGCTTATTCAAGCGGAAAACCAGCCTTTGGAGTTGGGGCAGGAAATGTTCAGGCTATTATTGATAGAGATTATGATTATGATAAAGCAGCTAAAGATATTATCGCAGGAAGAAAATTTGATAATGGTATCATTTGCTCTGGAGAACAATCCATTATTGCACCAATTGAAAAACATGCTGAAATAATGAAGGCATTTATTAACAACGGAGCATATTACATTGAAGATGAAAAAAACATTGAAAAATTTAGAAATGCTATGTTTCCAAATGGTAAAATAAATGGGAAACTTGTAGGTCAATCAGTTCAGTTTATAGCTAATGTTGCAGGAGTTACAGTTCCGGCAGCAACTAAAGTAATTATACTAAAAACTAAAGGAATAGGATCATTAGATGTACTTAACAAAGAAAAAATGTTCCCTATTATGATTACAATGACTTACAATACTTTTGAAGAAGGAGTAGAATTAGCTAAAGCTAATCTTTTATTTGAAGGAGCAGGCCACACGGCAGCTATTCATTCAAATAATAAAGCTCATATTGAACTAGCAGGAATAGAATTACCAATAAGTAGATTAATTGTTAATCAAGTATCCTCAACAGGAACAGGAGGAAGTTTTAATAATGGGTTTAATCCATCTACAACTCTTGGTTGTGGATCTTGGGGAAATAATTCAATATCAGAAAACTTTACGTATACTCATTTAATAAATATATCTAGAATAGGATATTTTAATAAGGATGCTAAAATTCCAACTACAGAAGAAATTTGGTCAAAATAA
- a CDS encoding acetyl-CoA hydrolase/transferase family protein translates to MKKVVSAEVAASLVKDGMVIGVSGFSPSGYPKAVPLALAQRVKNTGEKMKLTLYTGASVGAEIDGAWSEVGIISKRMPYQTNSSLRNNINKGLTEYIDMNLSVMPQFINYGFLPKVNIAIVEALGITEEGNIIPTTAVGNTATYVANADKIIIEVNENQPLSLEGIADIYTLENPPFRKPIPITHTGDRIGTTYIPCKLEKIVAVVMTNMPDKTRPLKAMDETSKAISKNLIEFLENEVKERRLPENLLPIQSGVGSVANAVLAGLCESKLKNLTCYTEVIQDSMLDLIRCGKAKMVSSTALCPSPAGMEDFRRDLDSLKDKIILRPQEISNNPEVIRRLGVIAINTALEVDIYGNVNSTHVMGTKMMNGIGGSGDFAENASLTIFTTESIAKKGNISTIVPIVSHVDHTEHNVMVIVTEQGTADLRGKSPKERALAIINNCAHPDYRPQLLEYLEKAQECSGKHTPHVLCDALSWHIRFMETGTMKKKFIKFTFGNDENNDKLIVS, encoded by the coding sequence ATGAAAAAAGTTGTTTCAGCTGAAGTTGCAGCGAGCCTCGTAAAGGATGGGATGGTGATTGGTGTAAGTGGTTTTTCTCCATCTGGTTACCCTAAGGCCGTTCCTTTAGCTCTTGCACAGAGAGTTAAAAATACCGGTGAAAAAATGAAACTTACATTGTATACAGGTGCTTCTGTTGGTGCAGAAATAGATGGAGCTTGGTCAGAAGTTGGTATAATTTCAAAAAGAATGCCATATCAAACTAACAGTAGTTTAAGAAACAATATTAATAAGGGGCTTACTGAATATATTGATATGAATTTAAGTGTTATGCCTCAATTTATAAATTATGGTTTTTTACCTAAAGTAAATATTGCTATTGTTGAGGCGTTGGGAATTACGGAAGAGGGAAATATAATACCCACAACAGCAGTGGGAAATACAGCTACTTACGTTGCCAATGCAGACAAAATTATAATTGAAGTTAATGAGAATCAACCATTATCATTGGAAGGTATTGCAGATATTTATACTTTGGAAAATCCTCCTTTTAGGAAACCGATCCCGATAACACATACGGGAGATAGGATTGGAACAACTTATATACCTTGCAAACTTGAAAAAATCGTTGCAGTTGTGATGACAAATATGCCTGATAAAACAAGGCCTTTAAAAGCTATGGATGAAACATCTAAAGCAATTTCAAAAAATCTAATTGAATTTCTTGAAAATGAGGTTAAGGAAAGAAGACTTCCAGAAAATTTACTACCTATCCAATCAGGAGTTGGTAGTGTAGCTAATGCAGTACTCGCAGGACTTTGTGAATCTAAATTAAAAAATCTTACTTGTTATACAGAGGTAATACAGGATTCTATGCTTGATCTTATAAGATGTGGTAAAGCAAAAATGGTATCAAGTACTGCATTATGCCCTTCACCAGCTGGAATGGAAGATTTTAGACGTGACCTAGACAGTTTAAAAGATAAAATCATATTAAGGCCACAGGAAATAAGTAATAATCCAGAAGTGATTCGAAGACTTGGAGTTATCGCTATTAATACAGCTTTAGAAGTTGATATATATGGTAATGTTAATTCAACTCATGTTATGGGTACAAAGATGATGAATGGAATAGGAGGTTCAGGTGATTTTGCTGAAAATGCTTCACTAACTATATTTACAACAGAATCTATAGCCAAAAAAGGTAATATATCTACGATAGTTCCAATAGTTTCTCATGTGGATCATACAGAGCATAATGTGATGGTAATAGTTACAGAACAAGGAACTGCAGATTTAAGAGGAAAGAGTCCAAAGGAAAGGGCACTTGCAATTATTAATAATTGTGCCCATCCTGATTATAGGCCACAACTTTTGGAATATCTTGAAAAAGCACAAGAGTGTAGTGGAAAGCATACACCTCATGTATTATGCGATGCACTATCTTGGCATATAAGGTTTATGGAAACAGGTACAATGAAAAAGAAATTTATAAAATTTACTTTCGGTAATGACGAAAACAATGATAAACTAATAGTAAGTTAA